The following coding sequences are from one Oryzisolibacter sp. LB2S window:
- a CDS encoding pyridoxine 5'-phosphate synthase: MTSHPRTALSVNVNKVALVRNTRHLGIPSVTRAAQLCLEAGAQGITIHPRPDERHIRAQDVYELAELLKQWPEAEFNIEGNPTHNLMEFIRQVRPHQATFVPDSVEQFTSDHGWRFPEDAERLAPLIAECHELGVRVSLFMDPIPEQMAPARAVGADRVELYTEPYAAAWGGPQQSAELARYRLAAMAAAAAGLGINAGHDLNRDNLADFLGAVPGVLEVSIGHALIADALELGYDDTVRAYQRCIDQGMLERDS, translated from the coding sequence ATGACCTCACATCCACGCACCGCCCTCTCGGTCAACGTCAACAAGGTCGCCCTGGTGCGCAACACGCGCCATCTGGGCATTCCCAGCGTCACGCGCGCCGCGCAGCTGTGCCTGGAGGCCGGTGCCCAGGGCATCACCATCCACCCCCGGCCCGACGAGCGCCACATCCGCGCGCAGGACGTGTACGAGCTGGCCGAGCTGCTAAAGCAATGGCCCGAGGCCGAGTTCAACATCGAGGGCAACCCCACGCACAACCTCATGGAGTTCATCCGCCAGGTGCGCCCGCATCAGGCCACCTTCGTGCCCGACAGCGTGGAGCAGTTCACCAGCGACCATGGCTGGCGCTTCCCCGAGGACGCCGAGCGCCTGGCCCCGCTGATCGCCGAATGCCACGAGCTTGGCGTACGCGTGAGCCTGTTCATGGACCCCATCCCCGAGCAAATGGCCCCGGCGCGCGCCGTCGGCGCCGACCGCGTGGAGCTCTACACCGAACCCTACGCCGCCGCCTGGGGCGGGCCGCAGCAGTCGGCCGAGCTCGCGCGCTACCGCCTGGCCGCCATGGCGGCCGCGGCCGCGGGCCTGGGCATCAACGCCGGGCATGACCTGAACCGCGACAACCTGGCCGACTTTCTGGGCGCCGTGCCAGGCGTGCTCGAGGTGTCCATTGGCCACGCGCTCATCGCCGACGCGCTGGAGCTGGGCTACGACGACACGGTGCGCGCCTACCAGCGCTGCATAGACCAGGGCATGCTAGAGCGAGACTCCTGA
- the recO gene encoding DNA repair protein RecO — translation MATRRIADEPAYVLHAYDWSESSLILDVFTRHYGRVALVAKGAKKPTSNFRPVLLPLQPLRLAWGWAGEVGQGEIHALKGAEWAGGHVLPTGDALLAGMYLNELLLRLLAREDTHAGLFDLYAGVVRVLGSGAHGDTLEPVLRAFELLLLREIGLLPALDAETATLAALAPDARYTLVAEGGLRAAAAAERAALTGAQWLALQAALEQGGAAGYTAVLRAVADAGTQAAAELKAQLRTLLQYHCGSPLLRTRQLMMDLQSL, via the coding sequence ATGGCCACACGCCGCATTGCCGACGAACCCGCCTATGTCCTGCACGCCTACGACTGGAGTGAATCCAGCCTGATCCTGGACGTGTTCACGCGCCACTACGGCCGCGTGGCGCTGGTTGCCAAGGGGGCGAAGAAGCCCACCTCCAACTTCCGCCCCGTGCTGCTGCCGCTGCAGCCCCTGCGCCTCGCCTGGGGCTGGGCGGGCGAGGTCGGGCAGGGCGAGATCCACGCCCTCAAGGGCGCGGAATGGGCCGGGGGCCATGTGCTGCCCACGGGCGACGCGCTGCTCGCCGGCATGTACCTGAACGAACTGCTGCTGCGCCTGCTCGCGCGCGAGGACACGCATGCTGGTCTGTTCGACCTCTATGCCGGCGTGGTGCGCGTGTTGGGCAGCGGTGCGCATGGCGACACGCTTGAGCCCGTGCTGCGCGCCTTCGAGCTGCTCTTGTTGCGCGAGATCGGCCTGCTGCCCGCGCTCGATGCCGAGACCGCGACGCTCGCCGCCCTGGCGCCCGATGCGCGCTATACCCTGGTGGCCGAGGGCGGCCTGCGCGCGGCCGCTGCGGCTGAGCGCGCGGCGCTCACGGGCGCGCAGTGGCTGGCGCTGCAGGCCGCGCTGGAGCAGGGCGGGGCCGCGGGCTATACGGCCGTGCTGCGCGCCGTGGCCGACGCGGGAACCCAGGCCGCGGCCGAGCTCAAAGCACAATTGCGCACGCTGCTGCAATACCATTGCGGCAGCCCCCTGCTGCGCACGCGCCAGCTCATGATGGACCTGCAATCGCTATGA